One segment of Thermus oshimai DSM 12092 DNA contains the following:
- the tsf gene encoding translation elongation factor Ts — protein sequence MSQVEIIKKLREATGAGMMDVKKALEDAGWDEEKAVQLLRERGAMKAAKKADREAREGVIGHYIHHNQRVGVLVELNCETDFVARNELFQNLARDLAMHIAMMNPRYVSAEEIPQEELEKERQIYIQAALNEGKPQQIAEKIAEGRLKKYLEEVVLLEQPFVKDDKVRVRDLIQEAIAKIGENIVVRRFCRFELGA from the coding sequence GTGAGCCAGGTGGAGATCATCAAAAAGCTCCGGGAAGCCACCGGGGCGGGCATGATGGACGTGAAGAAGGCCCTGGAGGACGCGGGCTGGGACGAGGAAAAGGCGGTCCAGCTCCTAAGGGAGCGGGGGGCCATGAAGGCCGCCAAGAAGGCGGACCGGGAAGCCCGGGAGGGGGTCATCGGCCACTACATCCACCACAACCAGCGGGTGGGGGTCCTGGTGGAGCTCAACTGCGAGACGGACTTCGTGGCCCGGAACGAGCTCTTCCAGAACCTAGCCCGGGACCTCGCCATGCACATCGCCATGATGAACCCCCGCTACGTCTCCGCCGAAGAGATTCCCCAGGAGGAACTAGAAAAGGAGCGCCAGATCTACATCCAGGCGGCTCTGAACGAGGGCAAGCCCCAGCAGATTGCGGAGAAGATCGCCGAGGGGCGCCTGAAGAAGTACCTGGAGGAGGTGGTCCTCCTGGAGCAGCCCTTCGTGAAGGACGACAAGGTCCGGGTGAGGGACCTCATCCAGGAGGCCATCGCCAAGATCGGGGAAAACATCGTGGTGCGGCGCTTCTGCCGCTTTGAGCTGGGGGCGTAG